The Deinococcus depolymerans DNA window CTGGGCGTGCGAGGCATAGTCACTTCGCATCAAGGCCCATGAGACCGGGGAATTTCAAGCCCCTGCCTCCTGGGCCTTCGTGCTGGTCGCTGTTCTCTCGCCCGTGGAAACTCTTGGGGCAAGAGTTTTGACTGGCGCGGCGTGTTTGTGTCGGGCGGTGACGGGTCCGGCCTCGACGCCATCCTGCCGCCCCCCGTAAGGCCCGCGCGCTGCGCGCACGACGGCCGGTGGTGATCTGCGGTGGCTGGCAGGGCACCTTGCCGAACGCCGCTGATCGACTTCAAAACCCAGCTTCGGCAGAAGCCCAAAAAGTAGAACCTTCCAGCACGCACCAAGTTGGCTGGCCAGCCCAGCGTCGTGGCAACGCGGCCCGTCGTGCGCGCAGCGCGCGGGGCGCCCGCCGCGAACTCGGAGGTCTGCAACCCCATCCGTGGCCGAACCCGCCAGTCACCCACCGACCACCCTAGAGAAATACCTGCCCAGTGCAACGCCGCTCCCCCTGCCCCCCTGGGGTAGGGGGCTGGGGGGTGGGGAGGCCCGCCGCCAGGCGCCCACCTTCCGACAGAGCCCAATTCACGCCAGCCGCTCACTCCCCCGGCTCGTGAACTCCGCCCAGGCCCGCGCGAGCCGGTTGACTGCTTCGGGGATGTGGTCGGGGTGCAGGGTGAAGGGGATGCGGAGGTACTGGTCGGGGAGGGGGTCGACGCCCATGCTGGCGCCGGGGTAGAGGCGCAGGCCGTGGCGGGCGGCGTGGTGGGTGTAGGCGCTGGCGGTGGGGGTTGGGAGGGTGATCCAGAGGAACTGGCCGCCGGGTGGGGTGGTGAATGTCCAGTCGGGGAGGTGGGTGCGGAGGAGGTGGGCGAGGTGGTCGCGGGCGGGGGTGATGGTGGCGCGGCGCTCGTGGATGAGGGTGGGGAGGTCGGTGAGGAGGTGGAGGGCGAGGTGCTGGGCGGGTTGGCTGCTGCCGAAGTCGGTGAGGGTCTTGGCCTGTTTGAGGGTGGGGGCGAGGGTGGGGGGGAGGCGGAGCCAGCCGATGCGCAGGCCCGCCCAGTAGAGCTTGCTGAGGGAGCCGACGTTGAGGATGGGGGCGTGGGGGGCGAGGGTGCTGAGGCGGGGGGGTGGGGGGGTGTCGGTGAAGGGGAGGTCGAGGAGGGTGTCGTCTTCGAGGGTGGGGAGCCCTGTGTCGTGGAGGTGCGCGGCGAGGTGTTGCCGGGCGGGGTGGGGGAGGGTGGTGCCGGTGGGGTTGTGGTGGGTGGGGGTGAGGAAGGCGAGGCGGGGGTGGTGGGTGCGGGTCTGGTGCGCGAAGTGGTGGGGGTCGAGGTGCTGGGTGGTGACGGGGGTGCCGGTGAGGTGGGCGCCGGCGGCGCGGATGACGTCGATGGCGCCGAAGTAGGTGGGGGTCTCGAGGAGGGCGGTGTCGCCGCGCCGGAGGAGGGTGTGGGCGGTGAGGGCGATGGCCTGCTGGGCGCCGCTGGTGATGAGGATCTGTTCGGGGGTGGTGGGGAGGCCGGCGCGGGTGTAGTGCTGGGCGAGGAGGTCGCGGAGTGCGGGGAGGCCGTGGGGGTGGTAGGGGCTGTCGTAGTGGGCGTGCTGGGTGGCGTCGCGCAGGCGGGTGCGTTGCTGGTCGGTGAGGAGGGGGACGGCGATGGTGAGGTCGATCTCGCTGGGGTGGGCCGCGCCGACGGGGGTGCGCAGCGTGAGGAGGGGCTGGGCGCGGGGGGCGGTGGGGGCGACGTGCGTGCCGCGTCCGACGTGCCGGGTGAGGTGGCCGCTGGCGGTGAGGTCGTCGAGGGCGGTGACGGCGGTGGCGCGGCTGACGCCGAGGAGGGCGGCGAGGGTGCGTTCGGCCGGGAGGCGCTGTCCGGGGGTGAGTTCGCCTCTGTCGATGGCGTGCTGGAGGTGGGTGTGCAGGCGGGTGTGGAGGGGGCCGGGGTGGTCGCGCCAGCCGCGCAGCAGGGCGGCCCAGTGGGGCGCGTCGGTGGGGCTGGGCGGCGTGGGCATGCGCTTCAGCTTACGGGCCAATCTGTCTGGATGAGCAGGCCAATGCGCGGGCCATTGCCTCTGCCCAGGGGGGGCCATCTGGGCGCAGACTCTGGGGCATGACCACGCTCCCTGCCGCCAGTGCTGCGCCCTCGTTCTGGCGGGATTCGCACCCGAGCGCGGTGCTGGCGGGGTTGATCACCATGCTGATCGGCTGGGCGGGCCCGAACGTGCTGATCTACTCGGTGGCGCAGGCCGCGCACCTCAGTGACGGTCAGGCGATGTCGTGGCTGTGGGCGCACGCGCTGCTGGCGGGCCTGACCGGGATCGTCCTGAGCCTGCGGACCCGCATGCCCATCCTGGTCACGTGGAGCACGCCGGGCATCGCGCTGCTCGTGACGGCGTTGCCGGGCATTCCCTTCCCGGAGGCGGTGGGGGCGTTCCTCACGTCGGGTCTGCTGGTGCTGGGTCTGGGGCTGTTCCCGCCGCTGACCAGGGGGTTGCAGGCCATCCCCGCGCCGCTGGCGGCCGCGCTGAACGCCGCGATCCTCCTCCCGTTCGGCTTCCGGGCGCTGCAGGCGTTCGGCACCGCCCCCACGCTGGTGGGCGTGATGATCGTCGCGTACTTCGCGCTGCGGCTGGTCGCGCCGCGCTGGGCAGTCGCGGGCGTCCTCCTGACCGGCGTGGTAGCCAGCGGCGTCCTGAACCTGTGGCATCCGCAGCCCGTCGCGCTGGCCCTCACCCGCCCGGAGTTCGTGCTCCCACAGTTCAGCCTGCACGCCACCCTGAACCTCGCCCTGCCACTCACGCTCCTCGCCTTCACGGGACAGTTCGTGCCGGGTTTCGGCGTCCTGAAGACCAGCGGGTACGAACCCGCGCCCGGCCCGATCCTGCGCGCCTGCGGCCTCGCCAGCAGCGCCGCCGCGTTCGCCGGATGCCACAACCTCACCCTCGGGGCGCTGCTGGCGAACATCGTCACGGGTCCCGAGGCGCACCCGGACGCCCGCAAACGCTACACCGCCGCCGTCTGGGCCGGCGTGTTCAACATGACCGTGGCGCTGTTCGCGGGCACCGTCCTGCACCTGCTGGGCATCCTCCCCACCCAGGCCATCGCCGCACTCGCCGGACTGGCCCTGCTCGCCGCCATGGGCAGCAGCCTCCAGGCCGCCTTCCAGGGTGCCCAGACCGGGAGCCTCGCCGCGCCCGTCGTCCTGCTCGTCGCCCTCAGCGGCATCACCCCGCTCGGCATCGGCGCGCCCTTCTGGGGCATTCTGGCCGGGCTGATCGTGTCCATGATCGAATCCCGGACTCGCGCAACCTGACGGACGTGTGGCATTCCCTGTGCGGATTCCGTCAGTCCGCGCTGCTGCCACTCTGCGGAGCAGCCCTACGGATCGCTCTGCTCGGATGGAAGGGGGGTGGCAACCCCTTCCATCCGGGGGGCCGTATCCCTCCACGGCTTGACACGCGGGGCGCGTCCCTGTAGAGTGATGGTTCTGGTCCGCAAGGACCGTGCAGTGCAGTCCACGTTGTACACGAATGCACTTGAGGGAGGCGCCCACCTCTAGGATTGACGAAAACACGGGCGCGCGAACAGAGGCAGTCGCCGGTCACACCGGCCTCCCTGATCCCCCAGAAAGCCACCCGAGCGGGTGGCTTTCCTCATTCAGCGTGCCGCCTCAGCGCCAGCCGAGGCCAGGGGCGACGTGCGTCAGGATGCTCCCGATCAGGTGCGCGTTGTAGTCCACGCCCAGCTGGTTCGGCACGGTGAGCAGCAGCGTGTCGGCTTCCGCGATCGCCTCGTCCTGCCGCAGCTGCTCGATCAGGCGGTCCGGTTCGTCGGCGTAGCTGCGGCCGAACACGGCGCGGTACTGGTCGATGGCGCCGAACTGGTCGCGACCGGCCTGCCGTCCGAAGTACGTGCGGTCCTGGTCGTTCACGAGGGCGAAGATGCTGCGGCTGACGGACACGCGCCCCTCGCGGGCGTGCCCGGCCTCGCGCCACGCGGCGCGGTAAGCGCGGATCTGCTCGGCCTGCTGCACGTGGAACGGCTTGCCACTCTCGTCGACCTTCAGGGTGGAACTCTGGAGGTTCATGCCCATCCGCGCGGCCCACTCGGCGGTCGCGTTCGACGCGGCGCCCCACCAGATCCGGTCCCGCAGGCCCGCCGAGTACGGCTCCAGGCGCAGCAGGCCGGGCGGGTTCGGGAACATCGGGCGGGGGTTCGGCTGCGCGAAGCCTTTGCCCTCGATCACGTCGAGGAACACCTCGGCGTGCCGCCGCGCCATGTCCGCGTCGGTCTCGCCGGGGGCGGGCGCGTACCCGAAGTGCCGCCACCCGTCGATCACCTGCTCCGGCGAGCCCCGGCTGATGCCCAGCTGCAGCCTCCCGCCGGAGATCAGGTCGGCGGAACCGGCGTCCTCGGCCATGTACAGCGGGTTCTCGTAGCGCATGTCGATCACGCCCGTGCCCAGCTCGATGCGGTTGGTTTTCGCGCCCATCGCGGCCAGCAGCGGGAACGGCGAGCCCAGCTGCTGCGCGAAGTGATGCACCCGCACGTACGCGCCGTCCGCGCCCAGCTCCTCGGCGGCGACGGCCAGATCGATGGTCTGGTGCAGGACGTCCGCCGCCGAGCGCGTGCCCGACTGCGGGGACGGATTCCAGTGCCCGAACGAGAGAAAGCCGATCTTCTTCATGGGCACAGGCTAGCGCCTATGGTTGAAAAAGTAAATCGGTTTGATTGGCAAATCTGAATATGGGTCGTGAAACGGATACCAGCATCCAGCCCGGCGGCTACCCTCAGCACATGGCCCGCAAACCCCGTACGAGACTCGTTGACCGCAGCGAGTATGACGAGATCACCGGGCGCCTGCAGCACTACGCCTGTTTCCATTGCCGCAAGGCCTTCAAACAGGGCTTTCCCAGGTCCGGGCACACGCTCCCATGCCCGCAGTGCCGCCAGCCCATGACGAACATGGGCACCGACTTCAGGGCCCCCGCCCAGCGCGAGCGCAGGCAATGGCAGAAAGTTCAGCAGCTCGCTCAGGCAGGCGTCCGGTTCTTCCCCGTCGGCAGCACGGGCACGCCCGGTGACCGTCCCGCGACCCTGGCGGAATTCCCCGCCTTCCTGCGGCGCATCCACCCGCCCAGCGCCGGGCAGCAGGAGTTGGAACGCGAGCCCAGCACGAAGTCTTCCGCCCCAAGAGAAGGCCGACTGGTCCAGCGCGGCCGGTTCCCACATCAGACCTATGAACTGCTGGGGGATGCACTGCACAGTGGTGCAGCTCTTGAACTCTTCAGGGAGGGCCGCTGGCAACCCATCACGTTCATGACCCGGGGAAGTGGGGGGCCACTCTTCCACACCCCTTCTTCTACCCCAGAACCAGTGTCATGACATACGTGTCGCACGCTCCGGTGTTTGTGACGCAGCGACATCGTCTGCGTTGGCCCGCACCATAGAAGAAAGCCGGAGCATCACGCCCCGGCTTCCCTCGCTCAGCCTCCGGCCATCAGCCGTCAGCCTTCTGCGTTTCTGGTGGCCTCAGACTCGGGGGCGGCCCCTCGTCTTTCTTGACCAGTCAACGCAGGAGTTGTTGCTCTTAGAAGTCCATGCCGCCCATGTCGGGGCCGCCGGCGGGTGCGGGGGCGGCCTTTTCGGGCTTGTCGCTGACGATGGCTTCGGTGGTGAGGATCAGTGCGCCGATGCTGGCGGCGTTCTGCAGCGCGGTGCGGGTGACCTTGGCGGGGTCGACGATGCCGGCGGCGACCATGTCGTCGACGTACTCGCCGGTGGCGGCGTTGAAGCCGAAGCGGGGCTTGTCGCTGTTGATGACGGCGTTCACGATGACGCTGCCTTCTTCACCGGCGTTCGCGGCGATCTGACGGGCGGGCTCTTCGAGAGCGCGGATCAGGATGCGGGCGCCGGTGGCCTCGTCGCCGGTCAGGCTCTCGGCGGCCTTGCGGACGGCGGGGATGATGCGCAGCAGGGTGGTGCCGCCGCCGGAGACGATGCCTTCCTCGACCGCGCTGCGGGCGGTGCTCAGGGCGTCCTCGTAGCGGTGCTTCTTCTCTTTGAGTTCCGTTTCGGTGGCGGCACCGACGCGGATGACGGCGACGCCGCCGGCGAGCTTGGCGAGGCGCTCCTGGAGTTTTTCCTTGGCGTAGTCGCTGTCGGTGGTGTCCAGTTCGCCCTTGATGGCGTTGACGCGGGCGTCGATCTGGGCCTGCTCGCCTTTCCCGTCGACGATGGTGGTTTCGTCTTTGGTGATGCGGACGCGGGCGGCGCGGCCGAGCATGTCCATGGTGGTGTTCTCGAGCTTGTGGCCGAGGTCTTCGCTGACGACTTCCCCGCCGGTGACGGCGGCGATGTCGCGCAGCATTTCCTTGCGGCGGTCGCCGAAGCCGGGGGCCTTGACGGCGGCGATGTTCAGGGTGCCGCGCAGCTTGTTGACGACCAGGGTGGCGAGCGCTTCACCTTCGACGTCCTCGGCGATGATCAGCAGGGGGCGGCCGGTCTGCGCGACCTTCTCGAGGACGGGCAGCAGGTCTTTCAGGGCGCTGACCTTCTTCTCGTAGATGAGGATGTAGGCGTCTTCGAGGACGGCTTCCATGGTGTCGGGGCTGGTGATGAAGTAGGGGCTGATGTAGCCCTTGTCGAACTGCATGCCTTCCACGACGTCCACTTCGGTGTCGAAGCCTTTGCTTTCTTCGATGGTGATGACGCCTTCCTTGCCGACCTTGTCCATCGCGTTGGCGATTTCCTCGCCGACCTGCTCGTCGTTGGCGCTGATGCCGGCGACTTTCTTGATGGCTTCGCTGTCCTCGACGGGCACGGCGAGGGTCTTGATTTCCTCGATGGCGGCGGCGACGGCTTTCTCGATGCCGCGCTTCAGGGCGAGGGGGTTGGCGCCGGCGGCGACGTTGCGCAGGCCTTCTTTCACGACGGCCTGGCCGAGCACGGTGGCGGTGGTGGTGCCGTCACCGGTGATGTCGTTGGTCTTGCTGGCGACTTCTTTCAGCAGCTGCGCGCCGATGTTCTCGAGCTTGTCTTCCAGCTCGATTTCCTTGGCGACGGTCACGCCGTCCTTGGTGATGGTGGGGCTGCCGAATTTCTTCTCGATGACGACGTTGCGGCCGCGCGGCCCGAGGGTCACTTTGACGGCGTTGGCGACGGCGTTCACGCCTCGTTCGAGGGCGCGGCGGGCTTGTTCATCGAACACGAGCTGTTTAGCCATGGTGATGCTCCTTTGGGGGCGGTGAGTGCAGAGCGCTGGGCTCTGGGGTCACGCCTGTTGAGTGGGATGGGGTGGGGGTTGGCTCCCCTGTGGGGGAGCGGTCAGCGCCGCTGACTGAGGGGCTGGGCCTCGGTCGGCGGGCGCGTTACTCGACGATGGCGAGGATGTCGCGTTCGGCGAGGATGGAGTAGTTCTTGCCTTCGAGGCTGACTTCGGTGCCGCCGTACTTGGCGAAGTAGACGGTGTCGCCTTCCTTGACGTCCAGCGCCACGCGGGTGCCGTTGTCGAGCATCTTGCCGCTGCCGACGGCGATGACCTTGCCGCGCTGGCTCTTCTCTTTGGCGGTGTCGGGGACGTACAGGCCGCCGGCGGTCTTCTGCTCGGCTTCCTCGATGATTTCAACCAGAACGCGGTCACCTAAGGGTTTCAGCATGTTGTGTCCTCCTGTGAGTTGGGGTGTGGAGCTTCGGCCTGCCGGACGCTCCGGCTGTTTTTGCCGTTCCGCACGCAATCCTAGGCGCGAAGTGACAAAAATGTCAAGTCGGGGAATCTGACAATTTGAGTCTGGTGCGCTCAAGGTGCGCCAGCACGCGCAAAGCGCATATGCCCTTGCCATCTCATAGCACAAACGTATATATGTAAGGAGAACATACGCACACAACCCGGCGCCTGGCGTGCCCGCACGCCCCCACCCCAGGAGGACTCCCGCACATGGCCACACGCCCCGCCATCCTGTCCCGCAACGCCTTCGAGGACGCCTTCGACGCCCTCGGCGCCGCCCCCCTCACCCTCGCCGTCCTGGACCTCGACCACTTCAAGACCCTGAACGACACCCTGGGCCACAGCGAAGGCGACCGCGTCCTGCGCGGCGTGGAACGCCTGCTGTCCGGCAGCCTCCCGTCGGGCAGCGTCATCGGCCGCATCGGCGGCGACGAGTACGCCTGCCTGCTCCCCGAAACCGCCGCCGAGACCGCCCTGATCCTCCTCGACGAGGTCATCAAGCACTTCCACATCCACCGCGACCCCCACTGGCCCAAGAGCCTGGGCCTCAGCGTCGGCCTCGCCTCGCGCCCCGCCCACGCCACCCACTACGCCGAGCTGTACCGCGCCGCCGAGGAAGCCCTGCTGCGCGCCAAACGCGAGGGCCGCGCCCGCGCCTGCATCTACGTGGAAAGCAAGATGGTCCTGAAAAGCAACTACTACAGCAAGAGCCAGCTCGACCGCCTCGCCAAACTGAGCGGCGCCCTGGGCCGCACCGAGGCCAGCCTGCTGCGCGAGGCCGTGGACGACCTGATCGAGAAGAACCGGGGTGAACTGTGACCGGGGTGGTGGGGGGTGGGGAGTGGGAAGTGGGAGGAGAGGCTGGGGCACTCGGCGCAGGCTGGCACGCGGCCCTGTCGGAGGCGTGGGACGCGTACCTGCACGGTTCTTATCCCGTCGGGGCCTGCGTCGTGGACGAGCGTGGACAGGTGATCGCCAGGGGCCGCAACCGCCTGAGTGAACGCCGCGCCGTCGAGCAGGGCGTGATCAGCGGGCATGACCTGGCGCACGCGGAAGTGAACGCCCTGCTGAACCTGACCACCACGCCCCGCCCCGAGTGCTACTCGTGGACGCTGCTCACGACCCTGCAACCGTGCCCGCAGTGCGCCGCCATCGCGGCGATGGGCGGCATGCGGCACGTATCCTACGCCGCGCCGGACGCCTGGATTGCCGAGTCGAACCTCCTGACGCACGATCCGTACGTGGCCCGCAAGGGCGTGAGGGTATCCAGAGCCCCGGAGCCCGTGCAGAGGGCGGCGCTGCGGCTGGTGCTGGTCGCCCACCTGGAGGACGGACAGGACCCGGACAGCCCCATGCTGCGCAGCTTCGCGTCGTACCCGGACGACGTTCACGCGGCGGCCGCCCTGCACGCCGCCGGCACCCTGGCGGCCCTGCGTGACCAGCGCGCTCCGCTGGCCGAGGCGCTGGCGGTGCTGGCATGACCCGCCCCGCCTTCGTGGACCTGTCGCCGGGCCTGGACCGTGTGGGCCGCGCCTGCGCGTGGATCGAGCGGGGGGACGGCTTCGTGCTGATGACGGGCCTGGAGTGGGGCGGGTGGACCCTGCCGGGCGGCGGCATCCACCCCGGCGAGACACCCGAGGTGGCCGCGGCCCGCGAGGCGTGGGAGGAGGCGGGCGCACACGCCGAGGTCGCGGGCGCCCCGTTCCCGATCGTGGGCGTCACTGGGGTCGAGAGCGTGTGCGTGCCCCTGCACCTGACCCGCCTGGAGCCCAGCCCGGAGGGCCGCCCCGTCACGTGGGTGAATCCCCGCTCGCTGCCGTGGGCGCAGGATCACCAGCTGCGGCAGGGCCTCGCGGCGCGCGGGCAGACGCCACCACACCTGGAGGTTCCGCCGCTGGTGCAGGCCGCGCAGGCGGTCGCCAGTCCCGATTTCGCGGGGGGCTGCTCGCCCGAGACGGGCCGCCTGCTGCGGACCCTGGCGGCCACGCGCCCCGGCGGGCGGGTGCTGGAACTCGGGACGGGAACCGGCGTGGGCGCGGCGTGGCTGCTCTCGGGCCTCGACCGCGCCGGGCGCCTCCTGACCGTGGAGGCCGACCCGGCGCGGGCCGAGGTGGCCTGGGCCGCGCTGCAGGCCGACCCGCGCGCCCGCGTGCAGCGCGGCGACTGGGGTGACGTGCTGCGTGACGGGCCGTTCGACCTGATCTTCGCGGACTGCGCGCCCGCGAAGACCCTGGACGCGCTGGACCGGCTGGTGCGGGCCCTGCGGCCCGGCGGGACGCTGATCATGGACAACTTCAGCCCGCCCGCCTTCATGTCGCCCGACCGGCACGCGGGCGACCCGCTCAGGGACGCGCTGTTCAGGCACCCGCAGCTGACCTGCACCGAACTGGAAGTCCGCCGCCGCGAACGCGTGCTGCTGGCCGTGAGGACCGCGTGACCGGCGAGCTGCACCTGACCGTCCTGCGCCACGGCCGCAGCCGCGCCGACGACGAGAACGTCCACGAGGGCCGATACGACAGCCCCCTGAACCCGGAAGGTGAGGCGCAGGCGGCCGCGCTGGCCGCGTACTGGAGGGCGAACCCGCCGGGCTTCGACCGGGCGTACTGTTCCACCCTGCAACGGGCGCACGGCACCGCCCGCATCGTCACGGACGCCCTGGGCGTGCCCCTGACCCCCACGGACCTGCTGCGCGAGTGGGACAACGGGCCACTGGCCGGCATGGGCCGCGAGGCGGCGCTGGAACGCTACCCCATCCCGGCGTTCCGGCACGACCTCGACCCGTTCACCGCCGAGGGGGGCGAGAGTCAGGCGGCGATCCGCGCCCGCGCGCTGCACGCCCTGGAACTCGTGTGGAATGGCGGCGGCCAGCGGGTGCTGCTCGTCACGCACGGCGGCTTCGGGAACAGCCTGCTGCGTGAACTGCTGGGCGCCTCGCGCGGCTGGTTCGCGTTCGGGGACACGGCCTTCGCCACGCTGCGCCTGAATCGGGGCAGCCACACGGCCCTGCTGACCGGCGTGAACCTCACGCCACACCTGCCCTGACCCGCCCCGTACAGTACCCGCATGCGCCACGACCTGACCCTGGTAGACGGCCCGTACACCCTGCGCCCCCTGACCGACGCGGACACCGCCCCGCTGATGGCACTGGCGCGGGCGCACGCGGCCGAGTACGCCCGCATGGGCACCTTTCCCACCCAGGAGCGCTACTACACCGGCGCGCTGGACGCCCCGGATCAGCTGCCGTTCGTGAAACTGGTCGGCGGCGAACTGGCCGGCGCGACCCGCTTCATGGAGATGCGCCCCGCGCACCGCCGCCTAGAGATCGGGAGTACCTGGCTGGCCCCGGCGTTCATGCGCACGCCCGCCAACCGCACCTTCAAGCGTCTGCTGCTGGACCACGCCTTCGGCCAGATGGGCATCCTGCGCGTGGAGATCAAGACGGACATCCTGAACACCCGCAGCCAGCAGGCCATTGAGCGTCTGGGGGCGACCCGCGAGGGCGTCCTGCGCCAGCACATGCCCCGCCCGGACGGCACGCAGCGCGACACGGTCATGTACTCCATCATTGCGGAGGAATGGCCGCAGCTTCGGGCGCGGCTGCTGGGTGCCACCTGATACGGACTCCGTTTGTTTCGTTAACAGATCGGACCACCACCGATCTGTCAACTCCACGTCCGGAACCCGGTTTTCTCCCACTCGCTTCGCTCGGATTGAACGGCTCTGTAAGCCATTCAATCGGAGTCCGTATGACCACCCCTACTCGTTGATCAGCAGCGGGTAGGGGTTGATCGCGCCGCCCGCCGCGTAGATCCCGTAGTGCAGGTGCGGGGGCGTGCCCTTTGCGTTCCCGCTGTCGCCCACGTAGCCCACCACGTCGCCCTGCTCGACCCAGTCGCCGCGCTTCAGGTCCGGGTAGCGTTCCAGGTGCGCGTAGTAGTGCCGCTGCCCGCCCGGCCCGAGGACCATGACGGTCCGGCCCCCCAGGTTGTTCGGGCCGACGTTCACGACCACGCCGCGCGTCGTGGCGCGGATGGGCGTGCCGCGCGGCGCGAAGATGTCCACGCCCTCGTGCCGGCGGCCCTGACTGCGCGCCCCTCCCCAGGTGTCCACGAAGCGCTGGCCCGGCAGCGGATTGGGCAGCGACCCCTCGGTCGCCCCCGGCTCCGACAGCAGGGCCGCGTACCGCCGCGCACCCTCAATCTGCGGCCACAGCAGGAACGCCGCGCCGCCCAGCACCGCCAGCGTCACCAGCCAGCCCAGCACCCGCCTCATTCCTGCCCTCCAGTGCGTCCTGGCCTCATCCTGCCCAGCATGGCGTGCGGGGGCCGCGCCCGAACCGGACAAAAGTTGCAGAGTGCCCCCACCATGAAGCCCGCCTCAACGGGGCCGGACCGGACCGTGCGCGCGGCCCCCGTCGGCCGCGCCGGGCAGGGTAGACTGACCGGATGCC harbors:
- a CDS encoding M23 family metallopeptidase translates to MRRVLGWLVTLAVLGGAAFLLWPQIEGARRYAALLSEPGATEGSLPNPLPGQRFVDTWGGARSQGRRHEGVDIFAPRGTPIRATTRGVVVNVGPNNLGGRTVMVLGPGGQRHYYAHLERYPDLKRGDWVEQGDVVGYVGDSGNAKGTPPHLHYGIYAAGGAINPYPLLINE